In Amycolatopsis jiangsuensis, the following proteins share a genomic window:
- a CDS encoding pyridoxal phosphate-dependent aminotransferase → MVDIGAFGGPALRAGVPPFHVMDVLSAAQARQRSHGDVVSLAAGQPSVPAPEPVRRAAAEALGNHTLGYTEQLGIPELREAVAGHYRRTYDLDVAAQDVVMTTGSSGGFLLSFLSAFDPGARVAMARPGYPAYRNLLTVLGCEVVEFPTTAETNFQPTVGLLEKLGPLDGLIVAAPANPTGTVLPPGELAAISGWCASHGVQLVSDEIYHGISYGGQLDCAWRYGRESLVLGSFSKYFAMTGWRLGWMLVPQRLHRAVDVLTGNFTICPPALSQHAAVAAFTPESYAEADAHVAHYRGNRDRLFAGLKSIGIDKLAPADGAFYAYADVSEYTTDSLSWCQRLLADTGVAIAPGIDFDPTDGGRFVRFSFAGTAADLDEGVRRLGAWLR, encoded by the coding sequence ATGGTCGACATCGGTGCTTTCGGCGGTCCCGCGTTGCGGGCGGGCGTGCCTCCCTTCCATGTGATGGACGTGCTTTCCGCCGCGCAGGCCCGGCAGCGCAGCCACGGCGACGTCGTTTCGCTCGCTGCCGGTCAGCCGTCGGTGCCCGCGCCGGAGCCGGTGCGGCGGGCGGCTGCCGAGGCGCTGGGCAACCACACCCTCGGCTACACCGAGCAGCTCGGCATCCCCGAGCTGCGCGAGGCGGTCGCCGGGCACTACCGGCGTACTTACGACCTCGACGTGGCCGCGCAGGACGTCGTCATGACCACCGGTTCGTCCGGCGGCTTCCTGCTGTCGTTCCTGAGCGCGTTCGATCCCGGCGCGCGGGTCGCGATGGCGCGTCCCGGTTATCCGGCCTACCGGAACCTGCTGACCGTGCTCGGGTGCGAGGTCGTCGAGTTCCCGACCACCGCGGAGACGAACTTCCAGCCCACTGTCGGCCTGCTCGAGAAGCTCGGGCCGCTCGACGGGCTCATCGTGGCCGCACCGGCCAACCCGACCGGCACCGTGCTGCCGCCCGGCGAGCTGGCCGCGATCTCCGGCTGGTGCGCCTCGCACGGCGTACAGCTGGTCAGCGACGAGATCTACCACGGTATTTCCTACGGCGGTCAGCTCGACTGCGCCTGGCGGTACGGCCGGGAGTCACTCGTGCTCGGCTCGTTCTCGAAGTACTTCGCGATGACCGGCTGGCGGCTCGGCTGGATGCTGGTACCGCAGCGGCTGCACCGCGCGGTCGACGTGCTGACCGGCAACTTCACCATCTGCCCTCCGGCCCTTTCGCAGCACGCGGCGGTGGCGGCGTTCACGCCGGAGTCCTACGCCGAGGCCGACGCGCACGTGGCGCACTACCGCGGCAACCGCGACCGGCTGTTCGCCGGCCTGAAAAGCATCGGAATCGACAAGCTCGCTCCGGCCGACGGCGCCTTCTACGCCTACGCCGACGTGTCGGAGTACACCACCGACAGCCTCAGCTGGTGCCAGCGCCTGCTCGCGGACACCGGAGTCGCCATCGCCCCCGGCATCGACTTCGACCCCACCGACGGCGGCCGCTTCGTGCGGTTCTCCTTCGCCGGAACAGCCGCGGACCTCGACGAGGGAGTCCGCAGACTGGGGGCCTGGCTGAGGTGA
- a CDS encoding HAD-IA family hydrolase — MPHWIVFDYGEVLCTRTTAIPELAAAMGVSAAAFEPAYWELRDAYDRGSTDLAYWTSIGERLGVEVDETKSAELTELDVAGWTHLVPSSVELLESLAEAGAALALLSNASVSFGAWVRTQEWAKLFRHLIFSGDVRCAKPDAEIYHLLLDQLGAEPADCLFFDDRESNVEGARAVGIRAHVWDGTEAARAALG, encoded by the coding sequence GTGCCCCACTGGATCGTGTTCGACTACGGCGAGGTGCTGTGCACCCGCACCACCGCGATTCCGGAACTGGCCGCGGCCATGGGGGTTTCGGCGGCGGCGTTCGAACCGGCCTACTGGGAGCTGCGGGACGCCTACGACCGTGGTTCCACGGACCTGGCGTACTGGACCTCGATCGGCGAACGGCTGGGTGTCGAGGTCGACGAGACGAAGTCGGCCGAGCTCACCGAACTGGACGTGGCGGGCTGGACGCACCTGGTCCCGTCGTCGGTCGAGCTGCTGGAATCACTGGCCGAGGCCGGTGCCGCGCTCGCCCTGCTGTCGAACGCCTCGGTGTCGTTCGGCGCATGGGTGCGCACGCAGGAGTGGGCGAAACTCTTCCGCCACCTGATCTTCTCCGGCGACGTCCGCTGCGCGAAACCGGACGCGGAGATCTACCACCTGCTGCTGGACCAGCTCGGCGCCGAACCGGCCGACTGCCTGTTCTTCGACGACCGGGAGTCCAATGTGGAGGGCGCAAGGGCAGTGGGCATCCGCGCCCACGTGTGGGACGGCACCGAGGCCGCCCGCGCCGCGCTCGGCTGA
- a CDS encoding threonine aldolase family protein gives MTSSVRPIDFRSDTVTRPDDVMRQAMAEAEVDDNVIGTDPTIARLEQRAAQVLGMPAALWTPSGTMANLIALSVHLRRGDRFLATRGAHVLANELGSAAWLAGGMPDLLEHDAGPGRPTPETLAAAIGTTGPYFALRTTLLCLENTHNAAGGAVTPPDEHARLLSVAKQSGLTVHLDGARIWHAAVALQVPPAALTVGVDSVSACFSKGLGAPVGSVVAGSEEFVEHARRMRQMLGGGVRQGGVLAAACLVALDRADELGETHEFAQRLATGLTEHGWRVTPPDTNIVLADVPDLPTALSWLDSLGIRTVPMAGKVRFTTHRDLSAADIEEALRRIDDGA, from the coding sequence GTGACCAGCTCAGTCCGGCCGATCGATTTCCGCTCCGACACCGTCACCCGTCCGGACGACGTCATGCGCCAGGCCATGGCGGAGGCCGAAGTCGACGACAACGTCATCGGAACCGACCCCACCATCGCCCGGCTGGAGCAGCGCGCCGCCCAGGTGCTCGGCATGCCGGCCGCGCTGTGGACGCCCAGCGGCACCATGGCGAACCTGATCGCGCTGAGCGTGCACCTGCGCCGCGGTGACCGGTTCCTCGCCACGCGCGGCGCGCACGTGCTCGCCAACGAACTCGGCTCGGCGGCCTGGCTGGCCGGCGGGATGCCGGACCTGCTCGAGCACGACGCGGGCCCCGGCCGGCCCACCCCGGAGACGCTGGCCGCCGCGATCGGCACCACCGGGCCGTACTTCGCGCTCCGCACCACACTGCTGTGCCTGGAGAACACGCACAACGCGGCGGGTGGCGCGGTCACCCCGCCGGACGAGCACGCGCGGCTGCTGTCGGTCGCGAAGCAGTCCGGGCTCACCGTGCACCTGGACGGCGCGCGGATCTGGCACGCGGCGGTGGCGCTGCAGGTGCCGCCCGCGGCGCTGACGGTCGGGGTGGACAGCGTGTCGGCCTGTTTCAGCAAGGGCCTCGGCGCACCCGTGGGCTCGGTGGTCGCGGGCAGCGAGGAGTTCGTGGAGCACGCGCGCCGGATGCGGCAGATGCTCGGCGGCGGCGTACGCCAGGGCGGCGTGCTGGCCGCGGCCTGTCTGGTGGCCCTGGACCGGGCCGACGAGCTGGGCGAAACGCACGAGTTCGCGCAGCGGCTGGCCACCGGCCTGACCGAACACGGCTGGCGCGTCACCCCGCCGGACACCAACATCGTGCTCGCCGACGTGCCGGATCTGCCGACCGCGCTGAGCTGGCTGGACTCGCTCGGCATCCGGACCGTGCCGATGGCGGGCAAGGTGCGGTTCACCACGCACCGCGATCTTTCCGCCGCCGACATCGAAGAAGCGCTGCGCCGCATCGACGACGGTGCCTGA
- a CDS encoding SigE family RNA polymerase sigma factor: MDQRDEQEFAEYFAAKRDAVRRTAYLLCGDWHKADDLAQTAFVALHRRWKKIRDRAATDAYLRKTLVRAVIDESRRPWRRERQTDVLPEPVPDGPGLAERVATREDLLAALKEVPPRQRAVLVLRYFDGLDVGAAAKALGCSEGNVKSQTARGLANLRQVLEREVETGG, from the coding sequence GTGGACCAGCGCGACGAACAGGAGTTCGCGGAGTACTTCGCCGCGAAGCGGGATGCCGTCCGCCGGACCGCGTACCTGCTCTGCGGTGACTGGCACAAGGCCGACGACCTCGCCCAGACGGCGTTCGTCGCGCTGCACCGGAGGTGGAAGAAGATCAGGGACCGCGCGGCCACCGACGCCTACCTGCGCAAGACGCTGGTGCGTGCGGTGATCGACGAATCGCGCCGGCCGTGGCGGCGGGAGCGGCAGACGGACGTGCTGCCGGAACCGGTGCCGGACGGCCCGGGCCTTGCCGAACGGGTCGCGACCAGGGAGGACCTGCTCGCGGCGTTGAAAGAGGTCCCGCCACGGCAGCGGGCGGTGCTGGTTCTGCGCTACTTCGACGGGCTCGACGTGGGCGCCGCGGCGAAGGCGCTCGGCTGCAGCGAAGGCAACGTGAAGAGCCAGACGGCGCGGGGGCTGGCGAACCTGCGGCAGGTGCTGGAACGGGAGGTGGAGACCGGTGGATGA